One window from the genome of Penaeus monodon isolate SGIC_2016 chromosome 4, NSTDA_Pmon_1, whole genome shotgun sequence encodes:
- the LOC119571717 gene encoding uncharacterized protein LOC119571717, translating to MDGLPQTCSCGSPFNTNHAMFCKTGGFVVIRHDEVRDLTAQMLREVCHDVRVEPELLPTGGRSFTLRSVNTAEDARLDISARGFWARGQRAFFDVRIFNPMAQSNRDQDLHAAHGRHENDKIREYEERVEVEQGTFTPLVFRTTGGMAPRAKAFYAILAQQLADKKQQSKTVTTWMRCRLPFSLLRSSLLCLRGTRSKPPLYTSVRDTDFEETVEESRLRENLL from the coding sequence ATGGATGGACTTCCACAAACCTGCTCGTGTGGCTCCCCCTTCAACACAAATCACGCCATGTTTTGTAAGACGGGAGGATTTGTCGTCATACGGCATGATGAAGTCAGGGACCTCACTGCCCAAATGCTCAGGGAAGTCTGCCATGACGTGAGGGTGGAACCAGAACTACTGCCGACTGGAGGAAGAAGCTTCACCCTGAGATCGGTAAACACCGCAGAGGATGCTCGCCTAGATATCAGCGCCAGAGGATTTTGGGCCCGAGGCCAGAGAGCATTCTTCGATGTAAGGATCTTTAATCCTATGGCGCAGAGCAACAGGGACCAGGATCTCCATGCTGCCCACGGAAGGCATGAAAACGATAAGATCCGAGAATATGAAGAACGTGTAGAAGTGGAACAAGGGACTTTCACGCCCCTTGTATTCAGGACCACAGGAGGAATGGCACCGAGGGCAAAGGCCTTCTACGCTATCCTGGCGCAGCAACTGGCAGACAAGAAACAACAGTCAAAAACTGTCACAACGTGGATGAGATGCCGCCTGCCGTTCTCTCTCCTGAgatcttctctcctctgccttcgtGGGACGCGATCAAAGCCGCCACTCTACACCAGCGTGAGAGACACCGACTTCGAGGAGACGGTGGAAGAAAGTAGATTAAGGGAAAATctgttgtaa